The sequence GAGCTGAAAGCCATGCCCTTGGCTCGGATCTCGTAGCTGAGGACCTCGACGGGGTACAGAGCCTGGAGAGGAGTCCAGCCAACCGAGTAACAGATCTGGAAGATGTAGACCCAAGCAAGGACAGCCCTGGAGACTGAGGGGGCAACCTTGTCGGCCTGCGCCTTGTCATCGACATCAGTAATGTTGCCGATGGAGGCTGGTACAGTGACGCCGATCCAGCAGAGACCGCAAACGATGTTGACAACAATCAGCATGGGACGACGACCGACGATATCAGTGAGGGTGGCGCCAAGCATGGCAAAAGCAATCTGAACAGCGTTGATGCCCATGGCAACGTCCATCTGCTGTGCCTCGTCGCGGATGCCTGCGGTCTCGAGGAAAGCGGCGAGATAGTAGGAGACGATGTCTGTCACGAGTTAGTTTTGCCAAGTCTCCAGGCTACAAGTTGTACTTACTGTTGCCAGCCCACTGTCCGAAGAGAGACACGAGACAGTTGCAGGTGAGTCGGTAGATCGAGGCTCTGTTCTTGAACAGGGCGCGGTAGTCCCACCACCTCTTGTCAGTGCCGTCCATCTCCAGATGTTCCTCATACTCATTAAGCTGGAGCTTGACCCATTCACTGTCGGGGTTGCCTTGGCCGTGGAGCCTGACCAGGTTCTTGGTGGCCTGTTCCTTCTTATTGTGAGTGTACAGCCATCGAGGTGACTCGGGGAGCCAGAGGGCGCCGAaggcgatgatggtgggGAACATCAGCTGGAGACCGAGGGGAACCATCCAGGAAGTTCTACCCGCATGGTGAAGACTACCTCGAGCAGAACCGCTAGCAACGAGGGCTCCGACGGGCCACATGACGTTGTAGAGACCGGTGACGACACCACGATGGGCAGGGTGAGAGACTTCGACGACGTAGACGGggccggcggcggcggcgatagAAACACCGAAACCAAGGAAGAAACGTCCAGCCATGAACTGGTCGACGCTGGCGGTGACGTAGCAGGCGAGCTGGATAATGAcaccgatgatgatgatcgaGGCACCGATTGTCATGCCGGCTCGTCGGCCCCAGGTATC comes from Fusarium falciforme chromosome 11, complete sequence and encodes:
- a CDS encoding MFS domain-containing protein; amino-acid sequence: MGSSIHSEKHDEKYDAQHVVAAKKTAIGDEAFQQAMLKEPPPRFPAAILLIASAVAFCCSTANGFDGSLLGTLLSNKKFKEFFDVGTAGIETGIVTSMYQIGSVVAIPFVGPAIDTWGRRAGMTIGASIIIIGVIIQLACYVTASVDQFMAGRFFLGFGVSIAAAAGPVYVVEVSHPAHRGVVTGLYNVMWPVGALVASGSARGSLHHAGRTSWMVPLGLQLMFPTIIAFGALWLPESPRWLYTHNKKEQATKNLVRLHGQGNPDSEWVKLQLNEYEEHLEMDGTDKRWWDYRALFKNRASIYRLTCNCLVSLFGQWAGNNIVSYYLAAFLETAGIRDEAQQMDVAMGINAVQIAFAMLGATLTDIVGRRPMLIVVNIVCGLCWIGVTVPASIGNITDVDDKAQADKVAPSVSRAVLAWVYIFQICYSVGWTPLQALYPVEVLSYEIRAKGMAFSSLFTSAAMLVMQFGIPVALKNIAWKTYIVFCVWCFIQSGILYFLVPETKNRTLEELDHIFASDSPVKTSKQKKTYEVDEHANVINVDDTVADPSRV